In the Arthrobacter sp. 31Y genome, one interval contains:
- a CDS encoding aldo/keto reductase codes for MSLNELRTLGRTGALISPLTLGTLNFGTGAAPTGPAESIRIIKAALDAGITSVDTADIYSQGEAETVVGQAIHSRRDDVFLATKFHGQMGSNPAHAGNSRRWIVRAVEDSLRRLNTDRIDLYQAHRPDYNTDLLETITALNDLIRQGKILYYGTSVFSPAQLVEAQWIANTNHLTPPVVDQVPYSLLVRANERDVFPITQQYGVGVLSYGPLDGGWLAGGYRVGGGQPESSRSAAVPGRFDVNAPFNQGKLHAVDALAQLAARHGLTLIQLAVAFALNHPAVTSVVIGPRTEDHLTDYLKATDVVLTEAVLDEIDDIVAPAVNFLERDAGTVAPHLEYPELRRR; via the coding sequence ATGAGCCTCAACGAGCTACGAACGCTTGGACGCACTGGCGCCCTGATCAGCCCCCTCACGCTGGGCACCCTGAATTTCGGCACCGGCGCCGCACCTACGGGTCCAGCCGAGAGCATCCGCATCATCAAGGCCGCCCTCGACGCGGGCATCACCAGTGTTGACACCGCAGACATCTACTCGCAGGGCGAAGCCGAGACCGTGGTTGGCCAGGCCATCCACAGCCGGCGCGACGACGTTTTCCTGGCCACCAAGTTCCACGGCCAGATGGGTTCCAACCCGGCTCACGCCGGCAACTCACGCCGGTGGATCGTCCGGGCTGTTGAGGACAGCTTGCGGCGGCTGAACACGGACAGGATCGACCTCTACCAAGCGCACCGTCCGGACTACAACACCGATCTCCTTGAGACCATCACCGCGCTCAACGACCTCATCCGCCAGGGCAAGATTCTCTACTATGGCACGTCCGTGTTCAGCCCGGCCCAGCTTGTTGAAGCCCAGTGGATCGCCAACACCAACCACCTGACCCCGCCCGTGGTGGACCAGGTTCCCTATTCGCTGTTGGTGCGTGCCAACGAACGCGACGTTTTCCCCATTACCCAGCAATACGGCGTCGGGGTTTTGAGTTACGGACCGCTCGACGGCGGATGGCTGGCCGGCGGTTATCGCGTCGGCGGGGGCCAACCGGAGAGTTCGCGATCGGCAGCGGTTCCGGGCCGGTTCGATGTGAACGCACCCTTTAACCAAGGCAAGCTGCACGCAGTGGATGCCCTCGCTCAGCTTGCAGCACGCCATGGCTTGACCCTGATACAGCTAGCCGTCGCCTTCGCCCTGAACCACCCGGCGGTGACCAGCGTGGTCATCGGACCCCGGACCGAGGACCACCTCACTGATTACCTGAAGGCCACCGATGTGGTGCTGACCGAGGCGGTCCTCGACGAAATCGACGACATCGTGGCCCCGGCAGTGAACTTCCTGGAGCGCGACGCCGGCACAGTTGCACCCCACCTTGAATACCCGGAATTACGACGCCG